Proteins encoded in a region of the Triticum dicoccoides isolate Atlit2015 ecotype Zavitan chromosome 3A, WEW_v2.0, whole genome shotgun sequence genome:
- the LOC119267421 gene encoding uncharacterized protein LOC119267421 — translation MGSICALLPADCWSPRPPVASPTGTSCRSWPGEEADCRVPGGWPGGAHQCLQLLLARKSASTSRSRSWFTSARRLTRWCSPTPTAPNVCQELIHMQGSPASRPARCGSACSVMPSMWGKYVPFTGIAKQFSSL, via the exons ATGGGCTCCATCTGCGCCCTCTTGCCAGCGGACTGCTGGTCGCCTCGGCCTCCCGTAGCATCTCCGACTGGCACAAGCTGCAGGTCCTGG CCCGGAGAAGAAGCTGATTGTCGAGTGCCAGGTGGCTGGCCTGGGGGTGCTCACCAATGCCTACAACTTCTACTGGCTCGCAAGAGCGCATCCACAT CCCGGAGCAGAAGCTGGTTCACGAGTGCCAGGCGGTTGACCAGGTGGTGCTCACCAACGCCTACTGCTCCTAATGTCTGCCAAGAGCTTATCCACAT GCAAGGCAGTCCGGCGTCCCGCCCTGCAAGATGCGGGTCTGCATGCTCGGTGATGCCAAGCATGTGGGGGAAGTATGTGCCGTTTACTGGTATTGCTAAGCAATTCTCCTCTCTATAA
- the LOC119272036 gene encoding uncharacterized protein LOC119272036 produces the protein MRGKVVSRSGDAAPSASASASSSLTTPLLQSPTHPNHSLPSPTPTSCACEERFVEEPLSKAIDACYIWCLCFSLVLDPDPPPSLGTAHAGKLAAAVGLDGGEQGADEVDHKGRHGLHLRPLAGGLLVASASRSISDWHKLQVLGEPGEEADCRVPGGWPGGAHQCLQLLLAPKSASTSRSRSWFTSARRLTRWCSPTPTAPNVCEELIHMQGSPASRPPRCGSACSVMPSMWGKYVPFTAASQPSCLASGYYGA, from the exons ATGCGGGGCAAAGTG GTCTCCCGCTCCGGCGACGCCGCCccttccgcctccgcctccgcctcctcctcgctgACCACGCCCCTCCTCCAATCTCCCACGCATCCAAACCACTCTCTTCCCTCTCCCACCCCCACCTCCTGCGCCTGCGAGGAGCGATTCGTCGAGGAACCGCTGAGCAAGGCCATAGACGCGTGCTATATATGGTGTCTCTGTTTCTCTCTCGTGCTCGATCCCGATCCACCCCCTTCTCTCGGCACGGCGCATGCGGGAAAGCTCGCTGCTGCGGTGGGCCTTGACGGCGGCGAGCAGGGAGCCGACGAGGTAGACCACAAGGGCCGTCATGGGCTCCACCTGCGCCCTCTTGCCGGCGGACTGCTGGTCGCCTCGGCCTCCCGCAGCATCTCCGACTGGCACAAGCTGCAGGTCCTGGGTGAG CCCGGAGAAGAAGCTGATTGTCGAGTGCCAGGTGGCTGGCCTGGGGGTGCTCACCAATGCCTACAACTTCTACTAGCTCCCAAGAGCGCATCCACAT CCCGGAGTAGAAGCTGGTTCACGAGTGCCAGGCGGTTGACCAGGTGGTGCTCACCAACGCCTACTGCTCCTAATGTCTGCGAAGAGCTTATCCACAT GCAAGGCAGTCCGGCGTCCCGCCCCCCAAGATGCGGGTCTGCATGTTCGGTGATGCCAAGCATGTGGGGGAAGTATGTGCCGTTTACTG CTGCATCACAACCTTCATGTCTGGCTAGTGGCTACTATGGCGCTTGA